The sequence GGGATTTATTCAATGAAGAGTGTGTTGTTTGGACTGAATATAGTACAAGGCACATGTCAAAagtaagagagagaaagaaaaatcataATACAGGCCCTATGGATCGCATGGAAGGGGAAACTAATCCAAATAGAATAAATTCTTATAAATACACTGAGCAGTGAAACAAATTCTTCCTTTaagataatgaaaaaaatgaatatctACAAGCTCAATGAAATCTAAGTACAGAGGTAAAATTCTATCCACTTCTTCCCAGAGACACCCTATCATAAAATCATCCTGTATGCTGATGTTATACAGATGCTCTAACCTGACAGACCAGACTGTTTCATACATTAATTGCATGCAAAATAGCATGCAACATATaacatgttttctgtcatgaagagctttcagtgcagttatttgctcttctttcagaggaaaaataaagacaaagatacatctggtccatttctgataaaactgctgctatgctCTGGCCACATCTAAGCTAATCTCACACCCACAGCAGTGGCAGCAGCTTGTACCAGTTTCTGGTACAACTAAAcccctgtagctaccaccttaTTCTCATCTTATGATGCTGATTAGTCAGGTCCATTTTTGGACCAtgcacaatcatttcagattgggATTTTACAGATGGCTCAGCCTGGTAACAAAAATGGAATCTGGCCAACCCATCTGCTTTGATGGACGGCCACTTGTTTTCTAGGAATCATCATGAATGTCCTCTATGACAACCTCAATCTCTGCTTGTAAATGTTCATCTGGATCCATGTTCCTATCTCCTTCTGATCCACCAAGGTCTTCTACAACAGATCCTGTTTGTATGTGGCTTTCGAGTTTAATGTCTGTTATTAATGGTGAGGAAGCTAAACCACCAACACATGTATGTCTTCTTAACTGAGCTTGCCATCTGAATCTTTGGTCACACGAACTGCAGCTTAAGGGTTTTTCTCCTGTATGAACTCTCATGTGTCTATTCAACTGAGCTTTGTCCTTGAAACtcttaccacactcagagcaacaaataggtttctcacctgtgtgaatCATCATATGCCTTTTCAGAGAACTTGTTTTGCCAAATTCTTTACCACACTCAGAACAAATGATCTTAGGTTTTGTATGAATGCACTTATGTAGTGTTAGATGTTGTTTATGATTAAAACCTCtaccacagtcagagcagctgaagggtttctcttcCATGTGAATTTTCACATGCTGTCTCAGATCTCTCTTAAAGTGAaattttttaccacactcagagcaaccAAAGGGTTTGTCTCTTGTATGGATAAACACATGTCGGTTCAAAGATTCCCTGCAATTAAATCCTCTACCGCACTTAGAGCAATTGAAGGGTGTCTCTTCTGAGTGACACCTCAAATGATCCCTCATCTGATTTTTACGTCTGAATCTTTTGCCACATTCAGGGCAGCTAAAGGGTTTCACTCCCGTGTGAGTTCTCAAATGATCTGTCAAATTTTTACGTTGAAATTCTTTACCACACACAGGGCAGTTGATGGGGTTCTTTGTCATGTGAACTGCCATATGTCGTACTAGATGTGCTTTAAGGCTAAATTTTGCACTACACTCAGAGCATCCCAATGGTTTCTCTCTTGTATGGATATGGTTGGTTAgattattttgcatatttaatatttttccatACTCAGAACAGCTGTGCAGTTTCTCATTGGTCTTTGGTCCCTCATCTTTAACTCTTTCAACAGAGCTTAAACCTGACTGATACACTGTTGTGCAATTCATCTTGTTACAGACTTCAACCTCAGGTTCAGAAGAGTATTCAATTTTGACCTCAATGTCTGGATGTGAATATCTCTCTGGAGCTGAGCTCCAAGTTTGTCCTgatcctccacagtcctctccatcaaCTCCTGTTTCCATCTGTTCAATTTTTATCTGATGAAGCTGCAAAGActgaggtttctcttcatcatcttcagtcTTCACAGGAACAGGACTGAACGGGAACTTGATATCCACCTCCTCTTGTCCTTGAAGCTGCTCTCTTTCTTTGCTGATGAACAGTTCCTCTTGCTCCTCTTTAATGCTTGGGGGCTTGGTGTCCTCTTGATCCAGGCTTGGGCTCCACTCCTGTGACTCAGGAAGCTCTTCTTCACTTGCCAACAGCTGCTGTTCATCAGCAGGTGGCACTGGAATacagaaagagaaataaaggaaacatatacatttattttaagacCACACAGGGATTTTAAGCTGTCCTTACAAGTCTTAAtttcaataaatcaaaattttaattaaaaggTGCTGAAGATATAAAACCAATCCAGGAGCTCATTTTCACTCCTCATTAGTGTTGCAGGGTATCCTGAAATTGTTGcactttttctgtcctttttataACCGCCTGAactgttgatacaaggcagAATGGATCAATACTTTTATGTTctttacaccaaattctgaccctaccatgtaaatgttgcagctgaaaccaggactcatcagaccaggcgaCATTAGTCAAGTCTTCTATTGcccaattttggtgagcccgCGGGAATTGTAGCCTCAAGTTTTCTGATTTTACCCAACAGGAGCAGCAGCCAGTGTgatgttctgctgctgtagcccatctgcttcaaggtccaacttgttctgtgttcagagatggtattcagcataccttggttgtaccCTGGTAAATTTACTTTGTCATACTATTACTCTGTAAACCCCAGAGATGAATGTGTGTAAATACCAgaagatcagcagtttctgaaatactcagacccagctgtctggcaccaacaaacATGCCAAGTTCAGAGTCACTTAAATCCTCTtccttccccattctgatgcccAGCAAGTCGTCTTGACCACATCAACATGCCTAAATGCAATAAGATGCTGCCAGGTGATTGGCTGATTACCTACTTGTGTTTTAAAGCTATttaacaggtgta comes from Cheilinus undulatus linkage group 16, ASM1832078v1, whole genome shotgun sequence and encodes:
- the LOC121523578 gene encoding zinc finger protein OZF-like isoform X1, giving the protein MSWFEYLSVPPADEQQLLASEEELPESQEWSPSLDQEDTKPPSIKEEQEELFISKEREQLQGQEEVDIKFPFSPVPVKTEDDEEKPQSLQLHQIKIEQMETGVDGEDCGGSGQTWSSAPERYSHPDIEVKIEYSSEPEVEVCNKMNCTTVYQSGLSSVERVKDEGPKTNEKLHSCSEYGKILNMQNNLTNHIHTREKPLGCSECSAKFSLKAHLVRHMAVHMTKNPINCPVCGKEFQRKNLTDHLRTHTGVKPFSCPECGKRFRRKNQMRDHLRCHSEETPFNCSKCGRGFNCRESLNRHVFIHTRDKPFGCSECGKKFHFKRDLRQHVKIHMEEKPFSCSDCGRGFNHKQHLTLHKCIHTKPKIICSECGKEFGKTSSLKRHMMIHTGEKPICCSECGKSFKDKAQLNRHMRVHTGEKPLSCSSCDQRFRWQAQLRRHTCVGGLASSPLITDIKLESHIQTGSVVEDLGGSEGDRNMDPDEHLQAEIEVVIEDIHDDS
- the LOC121523578 gene encoding oocyte zinc finger protein XlCOF6.1-like isoform X2, producing the protein METGVDGEDCGGSGQTWSSAPERYSHPDIEVKIEYSSEPEVEVCNKMNCTTVYQSGLSSVERVKDEGPKTNEKLHSCSEYGKILNMQNNLTNHIHTREKPLGCSECSAKFSLKAHLVRHMAVHMTKNPINCPVCGKEFQRKNLTDHLRTHTGVKPFSCPECGKRFRRKNQMRDHLRCHSEETPFNCSKCGRGFNCRESLNRHVFIHTRDKPFGCSECGKKFHFKRDLRQHVKIHMEEKPFSCSDCGRGFNHKQHLTLHKCIHTKPKIICSECGKEFGKTSSLKRHMMIHTGEKPICCSECGKSFKDKAQLNRHMRVHTGEKPLSCSSCDQRFRWQAQLRRHTCVGGLASSPLITDIKLESHIQTGSVVEDLGGSEGDRNMDPDEHLQAEIEVVIEDIHDDS